A portion of the Bacillota bacterium genome contains these proteins:
- a CDS encoding phosphatidate cytidylyltransferase, with translation MVSRIVTAAVGVPAIVLLSLRGGWPFFLLVLALAMAGLFEYYRLTHVPLLLQCCGYLLGTVLLITVDVQGLQHSWLVFTGGVVLLLCVVLFGFADYSFEQAGAALLGVCYVPMLLSYLLLLRALPQGQKLTVLTFVLTWTVDSAAFLIGSRLGHQRLAPRISPHKTWAGALAGLGGSVAVSIWAASYVGLSLTVATVMGAAVGIAAMVGDLVESALKRLAKVKDAGNILPGHGGILDRFDALLLVAPTVYFVLSGWR, from the coding sequence GTGGTTAGTCGCATTGTTACAGCTGCGGTAGGAGTTCCGGCCATCGTATTGCTGTCGCTCAGAGGGGGCTGGCCTTTTTTTCTGCTGGTACTTGCCTTGGCCATGGCCGGTTTGTTTGAGTATTATCGACTCACTCACGTACCCCTGTTGCTGCAATGTTGTGGCTATCTGTTAGGTACGGTACTACTTATAACTGTTGACGTCCAAGGGCTTCAGCACAGTTGGCTGGTTTTTACCGGCGGGGTAGTATTGCTATTGTGTGTGGTGTTGTTCGGTTTTGCCGATTATAGTTTTGAGCAGGCCGGAGCCGCATTGCTTGGAGTCTGTTACGTTCCGATGCTCTTGAGTTATTTGCTGCTACTTAGAGCTTTGCCACAGGGACAAAAGCTTACTGTGCTAACCTTTGTCCTGACCTGGACTGTCGACAGCGCAGCCTTTCTGATCGGTTCGCGACTGGGACACCAGCGGCTGGCACCCAGAATAAGCCCTCATAAGACTTGGGCCGGTGCATTAGCAGGATTGGGTGGTAGTGTGGCTGTTTCAATTTGGGCGGCATCATATGTGGGCCTTAGTCTAACGGTGGCAACTGTCATGGGGGCGGCAGTAGGGATCGCAGCTATGGTGGGAGACTTGGTTGAATCAGCGCTGAAACGTCTGGCTAAAGTAAAGGATGCCGGCAATATTTTGCCCGGACATGGTGGTATTTTGGATCGATTCGATGCGTTACTGTTGGTTGCGCCGACTGTTTACTTTGTTTTGAGCGGGTGGCGCTAG